GGACGGCGTCCGCGTCGCGTCCGCCATGCCTCGGCGGGGCAGTCGCCCTCGCTGTTGCGCGGGCGCGGCATGGAGTACGCCGAGTCGCGCGAGTACACCGCGGGCGACGACGCGCGGCACATCGACTGGCGACTCACCGCACGCACCGGCCGCGCGCACACCAAGCTGTTCCAGGCCGAACGCGAGCGGCTGTCGCTGGTGGTCGCGGACACTGCGCCTGCGCTGTACTTCGGCACCCGCGTGCGCTTCAAGTCGGTGCAGGCCGCGCGTGCGGGCGCGGTTGCCGCATGGCGGGCGATCGGCGAGGGCGACCGGATCGCGGCGCTGCGCGGCAGCCTGCGCGAACCGCCGGTGCCGCCCGCAGGCGGTGCGCGCGGCGCGCTGCGCGTGCTGGATGCACTGGTGCGCTGGTACGCGCGTCCTCCCGACGACGATGCCGGGCTGGCAACCGCGCTCGATCACGCCGCGCGGGTGCTGCGTCCCGGCGCGCGCCTGCTGGTGCTGGCGGACGTGGGCAGCCTCGACGGCATCCCGCGTTCGCGCTGGA
This portion of the Luteimonas yindakuii genome encodes:
- a CDS encoding DUF58 domain-containing protein; translated protein: MKQHDIPSGDAGVVPTLAELVALRASAQGRRPRRVRHASAGQSPSLLRGRGMEYAESREYTAGDDARHIDWRLTARTGRAHTKLFQAERERLSLVVADTAPALYFGTRVRFKSVQAARAGAVAAWRAIGEGDRIAALRGSLREPPVPPAGGARGALRVLDALVRWYARPPDDDAGLATALDHAARVLRPGARLLVLADVGSLDGIPRSRWTGLSLHAEVTVVLLTDPLETAPPQARLAFEAEGRRIDLDLAAAAQRQRWHARFVAPVEAMLAELPGRGVQVRTLASNMPSDAWLQPRLPAVLES